A region of the Falco rusticolus isolate bFalRus1 chromosome 6, bFalRus1.pri, whole genome shotgun sequence genome:
AACTGTGAATGGTTACTGTTTTATTCTGGACAGACAACCTGAATACATCCTCTGCCTTCAAAACTGTAGATGTTTGTTCACTCTCAAACTTTCCACGTCTAGATTTCATAGTGCATTGAGCAAAATTCTGCTTTGATGGCATATACTAAAGGCTGGCTGGTCATGCTCCCAAAGGGCTGCCCTCACTGTACAAGGAAGTGGCTATGTGCCATGACTCTGTCTAGGTGTCTTGACAAAATATATGTTTACTGCATAATGCTCTTTGAGCCTTGCATCTACGCTTATGGGAGCAAACCTCCTGTCGTCTTCTCATCTTGCTACTTGTTTTTTAAGCTCAGTCAGTGTATTTCGTCCCTGTTTCTTGGCTGTGTattgcagctttcattttctgttcaaaaatAATAGCATTGGTAGCAGGGGGAAGAGGTATTTCCAGGAGTTTTATCTCTGTGTTCCTCTGCGGTTTCTGACCATATCCAGCCTCAGCGCTTTACTCATAGCTTAATCACTGCCTAGCGCATCACCCAGAGCCACTTGAAGAGAGGGAGAGATTCTTGCTGACTTCTCATTTGACTCTTAGGCTTACTCCCCCCCCCCGCTAGCTGCTCTGAGATAGAGCAGAGCATTCTTTTGGCCTGCTAGCCCCTACACTGACATTTGAAGGAAGAACTGCAAGCAGGTTTTCTTATAAAAAGGACTATTTGCTGTTATTTGGCAACAAATAATGGCTTATAAAGTATCAGTGTTACTTTGGGGATCATTAGACCTAAAATGTAACCCCGCATCATGAAAATGATGTCACACATTCAAATTAATCAAAAGTACCTCTGTCCTCCATGGATGTTGTCCTTCTACCAGTTTTTGGTCTTTCCCTACAAATTACAGGAAACAATTTGCTTTGTCTTAatggcagagggaagagagggaggggaTGTCCTATGCTGCTATATTCCATATTCAAAATATATCTCACTGATTCTGTTATCTTTGCACATGTCATATCACCACTTGCtgtgcagttttatttcctgataTGAGGAACTGTTGCCTCTTCAGTAGGACCTACATGTGGTACGAGACAACAGCATTAAGGGTTTCTGTGCACGAGGAGTTTGCAAACATCCAGCCAGACATATTTGGCCACTAGCTAGGAGGATACACAAATGCAGCCTTGGTTTCCTGCGTCTGCTGGCATCTTAGGTTGCCTTGCAGAAGGAGCAAGGAATGTATTTCGAAAGTGTCAGTGAATTGGCTGGTTAATCTTTATCAGGTCAAAGCTAGGGGTGTCTGGACATGTGCAGAATAatccattttaataaaagtagGCTCAATATATGGATTTAAAGAGATGGGATCTTTAGCAACAATTGTGTAGTTCAGTCTTAACATTCAAAAGAACAATCTTCCCAGATGCTGAAATCAAAATATCccttgttctttttaaagataattctGCTTAAACTGTTCAGAAATTTTGTTAGCCCCCTACACCTAAAGAAAATAGCCGttcaaaaaaatgagaaaaagttctcactttttttattttgcccCCTCATCTTTGTGACAAACACATTCAGGCTTAAAGCCTGCAGTTGGGCCAGAAACCCTACAGATACCATAAGGACTGAGGTTTTCTAACGTTTGGGTACCCTTTCTTGaaaagtatggaaaaaaaaatccagacgTCTCCCAAAGATGCTTATTTGCTGAAGGCCCTGTAGCAACAGTGCAAGCAGGGATGGTTTTTCCAGCGTTAGTACTGGAACCAAATGAATTTAAAGCATATGTGAGtactgttcagttttctttttccccttcctctcagGCCACTTCTTCTGGTTAAATCTGAAACTAGTGAGCATCCTGCTGCCCCTCTAACCTTTCCCTCCATTGCAAGCCTGGCCAAGGTGCCCTTGTATTGTGTTCATCTatgaataaaatgcagaaagcttGGCCCCAAATCGCTATCATCTTGTACCTGCTGCAGACATGGGGCTTTGCCCCATCTTAATACGGTCTTGTTTGGGGGCACCCTGCACTGGTCACCTCCTCCGGCTGCTAGAAGGTCAGGAAAAGCTCTCTCCAGCCAAACGGATTGCTAATAATTCACTGTTTAAAGTGGCACAGCTTCCctcagaggagcagctgagcattgctgcctctcccagctcctAGCTGCTGGCTTTGGCACCCTctgaggaagagggagggaaagctgGGGACCAGGTGCCGCTGCAGGCTGAAGTCAGGGCTCCACCCTGCTGGGACACACGCTAGTGTGAGCgtggggcagcagcactgccaactcctggccctgctgtgtTGCACCCAGCTGTCTCCCTGCACCATGTCTCTGTGCCCACAGGAGGCTTTGGAAGAGCCGTGCCTTGGCTGGTtgcccagcctggcacaggcCACCTGGGACACACACCTGTGGAAAGCTTCCAGCCTTGccaatttaaaatacaggcaGTTGCTTTAGGTGCCTCAGGGGTTTGGGGATCACGGTCTTGGGAGTTTAGCACCTCAGTTCCTCTTTAAGCACCTGAGCGGGATGGGCCTCTGGGGAAAAATGTATCAGAGAATTTCTCTGGCTTTATTTCCTGTAATTAGTGGcctcaaaaatgaaagaactacCACTTTAgagcataaatatatattacacaTCCACATATAACATCTACTTGCCTCTGTAACAGCAAACTTTCAAATTAAAGGTAACTTCTTCAGCATTAGTTCATTTGTGCTGTAGAAGGAAAGCATCCAGATTCAAGACAGCAGTTAGGCATGTACTTAGTTATGGGTTTAACCCTgtcctctgtgttttcttgaaTTGGGGCCTTTGACCTGGTCCTTCAGACGCTGAAGCACACACTTACCTTCACAGCCATGATTAGCCCTGAGTGGAGCTACGTAACTTTGAGTGGATGTTGGAGTGCCTGCAAAGAGTTGCACAATAGTGGTGGAGGCAAGACTGCATTATCCCGGTGGCAGAAACTCAGTCTCATTTCAAATGATCCCCTTCTTCCCGCCTGTTTTGAAGCCACTGATGTTGTTTATTATCAAGATTTGAGATATGTCATCTTCAGATGGTAGTGTTGTGCATCAAATGGTTTTAAGTGTGATGGCACAAGATTTATGTATTCTGCTGGCCAAAAAGTCAAATTCCAGTAATGTGTTAAATATGCTTGGCCTCATTCAACTGGACTCTCGGTTTGTCTTGtctgtgatattttatttttggactAGCAAACAGACAGAGGAAATTTGCATTGGGGGTCCCACATAGTTTAGCATATTATTCCTACCTCATTGTAGGGGGGATTATTTGGGGATGGAGGGTGAAGAGggtaacaataaaaaaaaataaataaaaaaccccaaaccaaacaactgcGTTGACTCAGGACATGACTATTTGATAATAATGTTCATGTATTGCAATCATATGATGCAACTTCCTGCTGCTCATGTCGTGTTTGTCTCCTCAGTCAAGTACAGGCAGGTAACATCTGTTGGTcaagcttcaggaaaaaagtttgaGTTGGGGGAAGACAATTTGCATGTTTATAAAACATTTGGcaatctttttgtttcattaacaGGCTTAACGAggtattatttaaaatctttcagaTTCTGTGAagatttaactttttaatgctTGTTTCTTACATGtggtttattcttttcttcttcctgctggCCCTGACATGCTAGCCGTTAGCTAAgccctgctgcttgctttcccttttgtttATGGGCAGTTtcactttctggttttgaagcttttttctgtttgggttgGGAGGAAACATCTGcacttgcttaaaaaaaatgcctccTGGAATCTTCAAAAGAGCTCAGgaaaatgattttgaaattatatgaaAGGTTGTCTTCACAAAATCAGAATTGGAGGGCTAAAGTTGACTTAAAGTTGAGGATTATTTGAAGACTTCCTTAAAAACCTTCTCtgagcaaaatgttttccaaggCATGTCACCCTGCCTTGGACACGTTTAGAAAACAGATGATCAAATTATATACTTCTAATGTATAGGTCTCCGTTCTCATTTTGAATGGAAACACTCTTTGTTTTGCCTGCTTCACAACTTCGAGGTTCTCTTTCTACTAGCAAAAGAGGTGCTTAATTTAGATCGAAAATGTGAATCGGCATAATTAAGCTCTACCACTCGAAGTGTTCAGTACCATCTCACTCCTGAAATTACTATTGAAATTACTGGCCGCCTACAACCGTTTTTCaagtttttagaaaaaacaggTCATTGTTCTTATGAAGTCTTTCTCAGGCTACAGCTCGGAGCACAAGAAACGAGAGCAAAGCTTATAGCTATGCAGCAGTCTGTAGCTGGAACACCCACATTGGAGTGACTTCAGGCAGCCCCTCCGCTCAAGTTTCATTAATACTTAAAAGTCAGGAGTTTTGTCCCTTTTCCTCTTGCACGCACTCACTGATCTCAGATCTGAGCAAATAATCTGTCGACCTCAGTTAGAAGTGGATCAGGCTCCTAAAGAGGCAcgtctgggtttttttctttcttttttccccctctccccccagaTCAGTAACTTAGAAATGCAGCTGCACTGTTCTTGTTTTGTCATGaacttcttttctgtgtgtctcTCTGACCACAGAAACTAGACAGATCTTGGAAGAATATGTGCCTATATTTactgtatatgtatgtatgtgggggtgggaaggaaaaatgcatttcaagagCAAGAGGGAGACATTGTCATCAGTGAGAACTTAATTCTAAAATcagaagtaaaaccaaaaaaatcatgtataagaaatacatctttttatGGCTCCTTTAAGAGCAACAAGAAAAGTTGTAAAACTCTCAGTCAGTTTCAGCCCTGGTTTAAATCCACTTTCAGTATAAAAGGTAAGAACCTCTCCTTggcccccagcactgccttctCTTGTTTTACACAGTGCTGACACACTTGATCATGTTTTGATCTCTCTGGTGTTGTGAAGCATCCCTTATGCTCAGGTAAAATAGGTGAAAAAGCCAAGAGGGGGTTTATGGACCAAAGATAGCTGGTGAACTAAAGAGAACTGTCACAGTTAGACCTGAAAAATGATCTTTAAATATTGCAGCTTCTGTCTACACATGGAAATTAGTTGGAGGGAAGGCTTTACTGGGAAAACtttgaagggaaggaaagagcaaTTATCTTTAGCCTGTCAGGTGGGGGCATGGGCCTGTTGCACAGAAAGTTACGTTCTTGGTGTGAGCTTCCTTTTTGTCACTTGCGGGCTTTCTCCGGCACATAAGGCACATATGTCCCCACCCTGATGTTTAACCTTGTGACAGTAGGAGCCGTTCCTCTAACTGAAGTGGCCCCAGTTTCTCTGTCACTTTTCCAGCAGCGCCAGcacttctccttcctcttcccctccccctggattttctttctttaaaagagaaaagtgtCAATTTGAAGTTCCTGCTCGACAGATAAggtggtatttatttattttttcgGCTGCAAGGCTTCACAAGTCCTGCTTCCCACCCGCTGCCCAGCTTTCAATACTTCCAAGTCTCGATAATTCCCGATGATAGTGTCACCAGGAATGCTTGCTCTGAGAAGCTGGCATGGTGACAGGCAGCTGATAAGAAGATGTAGATAGTACTATCCACAGTGCCATTATGGAGCTTCCTGAACCTAGCAGGATCTCTTGTGTTATATGCAAAAATTTGGGTGGATAGTTAGAAAATGTTTACCAGTCTACAAGTACAGACAGAACGACCAAacaaaatagattatttttgaCGCCAGGCAATATGACACactattaatttattattgAAACAGTTCTGCATTAAACTTTAACATCAAGAGAAGTAATCAGGAAGCTACTTGCACACTTACGTGTGTACATGCTTGCTGTACAACACACCCTATATtttatcataaatattttaattgaactTAAATGTGTTCAATTGCATTTCATTGCAACTTGAAAATCCACAAAATGCCCACATATCTCCAACTAAAATTGCTTGCTACTAGTCTAATGCCGTTTGAAAAAGGATGCTACTGTAAAGCGGGTTGCTGTGAGTAGGAGCATGCtttgaaagcagctgctttcttgGATACGTTTAATAGATGGCTGTTTCTTTGCCTTATAGGGTAATGTTGCCAAATGATAGATTCTGTCAGGGCAGTGAATAGTGAAGCAAAGAATCCGCGATGAAAGCAGCGTGGCCATTGCCTGTCTGCATTTTCCTCACTGGTCCTGGTTCAGCTGGTCCTccaaaaaccagaaataacTGCTTCTCACCTCAGTTAGTGAAGTAGGAGCAGTCAGTCACAAAAGTAGAAACCTGGCTGAAGGGCTGTGATACTTTTGAGTCACGCAGCTATTGGCATCAACTTGTACCTCCTGACGGAAAACCTTGCACATAACTAACCATGAATATGAAACCTTCTTGTAGATTTTCCCTTATAATAAAGTATCTTACAAGTCATCGTTTCAAGATTATGTAACTATTAACTTTGGGAGAGCAGATAAAAGcagacttctttttctgttgaagaCATCTTTCAGTGTACTGTTTATATTCTGTTGTGTCCAGATAATGAGTCTTTGAATACAAATAAACAGTGTATGTGCTGAACTGAGCCGAACGCATGctagcttctgttttcttctaaatacatatttcttttcctccctctttttttttttaagtgcatttcAACTTAAGCTGGAGCCAACcagtcttgctttcttttgcttcacttcagcattttttttataaagtacaGCTGTAAGCAGAGGAGTTTTGCATAGACTGAATGCCACAGAAATCTGCAGTAAATAGTCTGCTTTGTTGTAGATGTTCCTAAGCAGTATATTTAATGAGTAATGATCTGTTTACTGATGGAGAGTACCTTCTCTTTGAAGAAAGCTTTCATCCTAGCCAGCCATGGTTTTTTTGGTACTGTAAGTAATTGAACTGGCTGGTGAAGTGACTGCTGCGGTTTGGCAAAAGCCTATTTGTCATGCCTTGTTATTTATTGAGGAACATTTCTGGGAGCTTGCGTTCTGCAAAGTCCTTCTGTTAAACCTGTATTGTGAGCAAATGCTTGTTACTGCGTTTATTAGAAATACTGCTTAAACAGACGTCGAAAACAGACAGCAAAGCTAGTCAAAtgtaaagggaaagaaaggtgAAATCAGTTTGCAAAGTGGAGCCTAGCATTTTAGGAATGAATCATCATTCAGATCTGTATGTACTGGCTGGTATTCCTTAAATTAGCAATGTTTTTTATTAACACTTAATACCAGCAGGCATTTCTTCGCACAGAAATTAGGCTTCTGGTGAGTTAAATGATTGCTCATCTCTGAGAGTGGCCCTTCCTTCCCACTAAACTTGTGGGAGTTTGattgtgttttgaaaagagGTAATGACGGTGGCATATCTGAATAATCATTAACTTGTCTTTGTATTTCAGCACAAACCCATGTTAATccaaagcagcacagtgctgATAAAGATGAGCTCTATCAGAAGGGCATCCCAAAGAAGGAGCACAGTGtgaaagaaatcctgaaaatgGAATCTAATCctccaaaaggaaaagacttcTTCCAGACCAACATTTCACCAGTTACTCCAGAAAAAGACTTGGATGATTTGCATAAGAACTACAGCCCAGAGAGGTGTTTCTTCCCGCGAGTTGTCTACCCGATCCGACCTCACATTCCAGAAGACTATCTGAAAGCTTCCTTAGGATACGGAATGGACAGACCTAGCTACATTACTCATTCACCCATCCAGACGTCTACTACACCAAGTCCTTCTGGGAGGAGCAGCCCGGACCAAAGCTTAAAAAGTTCAAGCCCTCACAGCAGTCCAGGGGTCACGGTTTCACCTCTGGCACCTACTTCCCAAGAGCACAGAGAGCCGTACTCTTACTTGAATGGATCGTACGGCTCAGAAGGACTGGGGTCTTATCCTGGATACGCACCCCCTGGCCACCTCCCGCCTGCCTTTCTACCGTCCTATAACCCCCACTACCCCAAATTCCTATTACCTCCGTTCAATATGAGCTGTAATAACCTAAGCGCTTTGAACAATATCAATGGCATCAACAATTTCAATCTTTTCCCAAGGATGTATCCTCTTTATGGCAACCTTCTCAGTGGAGGTAGCCTTTCCCACCACATGCTGAACCCCACCACGCTCCCCAGTTCATTGCCCAGCGAAGGAGGCCGTCGACTGCTGCAGCCTGATCACCCGAGAGACTTCCTCATACCAGCACCTAACAGTGCCTTCTCTATCACGGGTGCTGCCGCCAGCATGAAGGACAAGCCATGCAGCCCTACCAGCGGGTCGCCCACAGCTGGAACAGCAGCCAGTTCAGAACACATAATGCAACCTAAACCTACCTCAGTGGTGCTGGCTGCCACCGGCGGCGAAGAAGCCATGAATCTCATTAAAAGTAAGAGGAATGTGACCGGTTACAAAACCCTCCCCTACCCACTGAAGAAGCAGAATGGGAAGATCAAGTACGAATGCAACGTTTGCTCCAAGACCTTTGGCCAGCTCTCCAATCTGAAGGTAAGCAGAGGAGACCGAGACGTGAGGCTTCTTGAGAGGGTCTGGTTTCTCCCTGTAGGTTATCTAGGAAAAGCAGGGACGGGCCTCCCTTGCTTGTTAGGCTGCTTACCAGTTGGGGCTTAATAGGGGCATCTCCCAGCCGGAAAGCACGGTTGTAAAGACAGTGTTTTCATACTGACGCCACCTAAGTAACTAGATGACATTGTGTTTTGGTGATGGGAATCTCCCGCTAACTTTAGGAAACCTCTGAAAGTACTTCTGTTGCAGTACTGGAAACTGGAAATTGTTAATTGCTTTGTTTCTCCCTAGGTGCACCTCCGAGTACACAGTGGAGAGAGACCGTTTAAATGCCAGACTTGCAATAAAGGCTTTACGCAGCTGGCGCACCTCCAGAAGCACTATCTGGTACACACGGGAGAAAA
Encoded here:
- the PRDM1 gene encoding PR domain zinc finger protein 1 isoform X3 produces the protein MKMDMEDADMTLWTEADFEEKCTYIVNDHPLDPSADGGTLTQAEASLPRNLTFKYASNCKEVTGVISKEYIPKGTRFGPLVGEIYTSDTVPKNANRKYFWRIYSSGELHHFIDGFNEDKSNWMRYVNPGYSVQEQNLAACQNGMNIYFYTIKAIPANQELLVWYCRDFAERLHYPSSRELTMMNLTQTHVNPKQHSADKDELYQKGIPKKEHSVKEILKMESNPPKGKDFFQTNISPVTPEKDLDDLHKNYSPERCFFPRVVYPIRPHIPEDYLKASLGYGMDRPSYITHSPIQTSTTPSPSGRSSPDQSLKSSSPHSSPGVTVSPLAPTSQEHREPYSYLNGSYGSEGLGSYPGYAPPGHLPPAFLPSYNPHYPKFLLPPFNMSCNNLSALNNINGINNFNLFPRMYPLYGNLLSGGSLSHHMLNPTTLPSSLPSEGGRRLLQPDHPRDFLIPAPNSAFSITGAAASMKDKPCSPTSGSPTAGTAASSEHIMQPKPTSVVLAATGGEEAMNLIKSKRNVTGYKTLPYPLKKQNGKIKYECNVCSKTFGQLSNLKVHLRVHSGERPFKCQTCNKGFTQLAHLQKHYLVHTGEKPHECQVCHKRFSSTSNLKTHLRLHSGEKPYQCKLCPAKFTQFVHLKLHKRLHTRERPHKCIHCHKSYIHLCSLQVHLKGNCPVAPASGLSMEDLNRINEEIEKFDISDNADKLEEVEDNIDLTSIVEKDILTMLRREMEGANLKVSLQRNLGNGLLSSGCNLYESSDMSIMKLPHGHPLPLLPVKVKQETVEPMDP
- the PRDM1 gene encoding PR domain zinc finger protein 1 isoform X2 is translated as MKAATQCSSDAVSFKNLVKGREWTMKMDMEDADMTLWTEADFEEKCTYIVNDHPLDPSADGGTLTQAEASLPRNLTFKYASNCKEVTGVISKEYIPKGTRFGPLVGEIYTSDTVPKNANRKYFWRIYSSGELHHFIDGFNEDKSNWMRYVNPGYSVQEQNLAACQNGMNIYFYTIKAIPANQELLVWYCRDFAERLHYPSSRELTMMNLTQTHVNPKQHSADKDELYQKGIPKKEHSVKEILKMESNPPKGKDFFQTNISPVTPEKDLDDLHKNYSPERCFFPRVVYPIRPHIPEDYLKASLGYGMDRPSYITHSPIQTSTTPSPSGRSSPDQSLKSSSPHSSPGVTVSPLAPTSQEHREPYSYLNGSYGSEGLGSYPGYAPPGHLPPAFLPSYNPHYPKFLLPPFNMSCNNLSALNNINGINNFNLFPRMYPLYGNLLSGGSLSHHMLNPTTLPSSLPSEGGRRLLQPDHPRDFLIPAPNSAFSITGAAASMKDKPCSPTSGSPTAGTAASSEHIMQPKPTSVVLAATGGEEAMNLIKSKRNVTGYKTLPYPLKKQNGKIKYECNVCSKTFGQLSNLKVHLRVHSGERPFKCQTCNKGFTQLAHLQKHYLVHTGEKPHECQVCHKRFSSTSNLKTHLRLHSGEKPYQCKLCPAKFTQFVHLKLHKRLHTRERPHKCIHCHKSYIHLCSLQVHLKGNCPVAPASGLSMEDLNRINEEIEKFDISDNADKLEEVEDNIDLTSIVEKDILTMLRREMEGANLKVSLQRNLGNGLLSSGCNLYESSDMSIMKLPHGHPLPLLPVKVKQETVEPMDP